CCCCCGCCCAAGACCTTGGCGCTTCGTCTGGCGCATACCTCCGGCCCGAATGGTCTGTTGAGCGCACCCAACCCGGGGGTGCGCATGTGGTGGGCTATCTTTACAACAGTGGTATCAGGGATGCCGCCAATGTCTCGCTGCGCGTCGAGCAACTCACGGCCGGCGACGAATTGGCCGCGACGTACCGCACTCGGGTCATGGGGGATGTCCTATCCCGCAACCGAGCGTTCTTCGACGTGCCGGTGTCCAGTCCGGAGGCGACGTATCGAGTGATCGTCGAGTCGGTGAGCTGGTTCAACGAGTGCCGCTAGGGGAAGCTCGGAGATGCGCGGCATAGCTTCAGCCGCGTAGTTCACGCCTCGTATCACCAAGCCCAGACGCCGGACAGTAAGAGCCGCGCCGCGGGGGCGATGGGTCGCGCGCCTACCCTTCGCTTTTTCGCTCGAAGCGGCTGGCCACGCTGGCCCAGGCGCCGCCACCCAGGAGCTCGCGGAAGATCGAACCGAGGGCGGTCAGGGGCACGCGGATCTGCTCCATGGAGTCGCGGTCCCGTATGGTCACCTTGCCGTCGCCCACTTCGCCCTTATCGCGATCGCCCACTGTCTGCACGTCCACGGTGACACAGTAGGGCGTGCCCACCTCGTCCTGTCGCCGGTACAGCCGGCCGATGGCGGCGGTATCGTCGTAGACCACCCGCCACTGCGTGGCGAGATCGGCGCGGATCGCATGTGCCGTCTTGACGATCTCCTCGCGCTTCTTGAGGAGGGGAAGCACGGCCACCTTGATGGGCGCCAGCTCGGGATGGAGGCGGAGCACGACGCGCTTCTCCCCTCGCACCTCCTCCTCGACGTAGGCATCGGCGAGGAAGGCCAGGAGGGCACGGTCCACTCCGGCCGCGGGCTCCACCACGTACGGGACCACGTGCTCCTTCCGCTCTTCGTCGAAGTACGTGAGCGACTTGCCGCTGAACTTCGCGTGCTGTTTGAGATCGAAGTCCGTGCGGTTGGCGATGCCCATCAGCTCGCTCCAGCCGATGGGAAAGCGGTAGTCGATGTCCACGGTGCGCTTGGAGTAGTGCGAGAGCTCGTCCTTCCCGTGCTCGCGCCGCCGCAAGTTCTCCTCCCGGAGACCATAGCGACGGAACCAGGCGAGGCAGTCCTCGATCCATCGGTCGTGCCAGTACTCGTCCGCCGGCCGCCCCTCGATGGTGTCGTGGGGGTTGACGAAGTACTCGATCTCCATCTGCTCGAACTCGCGCGTGCGGAAGATGAAATTGCCCGGGGTGATCTCGTTGCGGAACGACCGGCCGGCCTGCGCGATGCCAAAGGGGAGCTTCAGCCGCATGGACTGCAGCACGTTCTCGAAGTTGACGAACATGGCCTGGGCCGTCTCGGGGCGGAGATAGGTGACCGAGGCATCCTCCTCCACCGGACCCATGAAAGTCTTGAACATCAGGTTGAATTGCCGGGGAGCGGTCAGCTCGCCCTTGCCGCAGTCGGGACAGAGCGTGCGGCGCGCGCTGCAGTGGCCACAGGGCTCCCCGGCCGGGATGGTGAACTTGTTTCCCTTGGTGGCGGGGCAGTAATGGGTCCACGGCATCTCGTCCACGTGGTCCGCGCGGAAGCGGAGCTTGCATTCCCGGCAATCGACCATCGGATCGGTGAAATTGTCGAGGTGGCCGCTGGCCTTCCAGACGGTCGGATGCATCAGGATCGAGGCGTCGATCCCTACCATGTCCGGCCGGCTCTGGACGAAATCCCGCCACCATATCCGCTTGATGTTGTTCTTGAGCTCGACGCCGAGAGGGCCGTAATCCCAGCACGACCCCGTGCCACCGTAGATCTCGCTCGACTGGAAGACGAAACCCCGCCGCTTGGACAGAGAAACCAGGGTATCCATGGTCACTGACATGGAAACGAGAATACCATGGGGACCAACCTCCAACCCTCACCCTGCTCTCTCCCTTGGGAAGGGAGAGGGATTCTCAAAAACTCTCTCTCATCCGGAGGGAGACTCAAAAATCCCTCTCCCCCTCAGGGGAGAGGGCTGACTTTCGAGCCGAGACGCGGCCCGCTCTTCGAGCTGAGCGGCAAAGCCGCGAGGCGAGGCCCGAGTAAATCCCGCAGGCGTGGCAGTTCGAGCTGAAGGGCGTAGCCTTGAGGTGAGAGCTGAGTGGATCAGCGGCGAGGCGAGGGCTGAGAGAATCAGGGGTGGGGTGTGAGAGTCCGCGCCGTCTGGGCCAGGAAGCGCGACGAGCGCGGGAGATGGCCGATGAGCCGGGTCATGACGCCCTCGAGCAGCGCACGCAGCTCGGCGTCGAGGTCGGCGGCGAGGGGCAGCCTCAGTCCCTCCTCCCATCCGAGGGCGCGGAGGCGCTTCAAGAGCCCCACAGCCGCGCCAGAGAGCGGCATGGCATCGGCCCCGAAGCCGCAGCGTCCGCACAGCAGCCCGCCCGCAATCGTATCCAGGGCGGCCTCGGCGAACGGATACGCGCGCCCGCATTCAACGCAGCGGTCGAGGCGCGGCCGATGGCCGAGCAGATCCACCGCGCGCACCGCGAAGCAGGCAGCCACGCGCGGCGGACGCGCCCCCGCATCGAGGGCCCGGAGGCTCCGGAGCATCAGCCCGAACAGCGCGGGCTGGGGATCGCGCTCCGGTGACAACCGCGCCAAGCACTCCACGACCCACGCCCCCTGTCCGAGTCGCTCGAGATGCTCGCGCACTCGCACGAAGGGATGGACGATGTCGAAGTGGTCCACCCGCACCAGGTCGCTGCGTCCCGTGTCGAAGAAGACGAGCTGGCCCAGGGTGAAAAGCTCGAGGGCGCTGCCGAAGCGCGAGCGCGGCCGCCGCGCCGATTTGGCCACCCCGCGCACCTTGCCGTGATCGCGCGTGTAGAAGTCCACCAGCCGATCGCTCTCCCCGAGCGCGCGGCGGCCGATGACCATGGCCTGCGTGGTGTGGAGGGCCATGGCTATGAAGCTCGGAGGGGGGCTCCGCCCCCTTTCCGAAACCTCCCCCCGACGCAGGGCGAGCCGCAGGACGTCGCGGGCGCACTGCGAGCCGCAGCACGGCCGGGGGCTGGGGCCCCCGCGTGCGAGGCGAGCCCCAGCGGGAAGCCCCGCCGTCCGAGGCGAGCAATCTGAGAACTGCGCAGGCAAAGCCGGCGCTCGGAGCGGGACATTCTTGCTCGCGAGAGGTTGGTCATACTTGGACAACCTCGCTAGGAGGTGAGGAGGAAGCCGAACTCTTTGAGGGCGCGATCGTCCTTGCGCCAGCCCTTGCGCACGGACACCGTGAGCTGGAGGAAGACCTTGATGCCGAAGAAGCGCTCGAGATCCTCACGGGCCGCCGTGCCGATGCGCTTGAGAGCGGCCCCGCCCTTGCCGATCACGATGCCCTTCTGGGACTCGTGCTCCACGAAGATGGTGGCTCGGATGTACAGGCACTCCGGCCGCTTCCGCTCGCTGAGCTCCTCCACGCGGACGGCGCAGGCGTAAGGGACCTCCTGGTGGGTGAGTCGGAAGATCTTCTCCCGGATAGCCTCGGCAACCCAGAAGGTCTCGGGCTGATCCGTCAGCGACTCCCGCGGGAAATACGCGGGGCGGACGGGGAGCGCCGCCACGAGGAGATCGAGCAGACGGTCGCAGTTCTCCCCCGTCTGCGCGGAGACGGGCACGATCTCCGTGAAGGGAAAGGCCGCGCGGCAGGCGGCGATGAGCGAGAGAAGCTTCGACTTCGGGGTCACCAGATCGGTCTTGTTCAAGACGGCGTAGACGGGCGCGCGCACGCTCCGCAGACGCTCGAGCAAGGTCGCCTCGAGCCGCGCGGGCCGCTCCGTCGCGTCGAGGATGAGACAGACCACCTCGACGTCCTCGAGGGCTCGCTCCACCGTCTTGGCCATGAGCCGGCCGAGCTTGCCCGGGGCCTCGTGGAGCCCCGGCGTGTCCACGAAGACGATCTGGGCCTCGGGCAGATGCTTGATGCCGGTGATGCGCGTCCGGGTCGTCTGGGGCCGGCGGGAGACGATGGCCATCTTCTCGCCGACCAGCCGATTGAGAAGGGTGGACTTGCCCACATTGGGGCGGCCCACGAGCGCGACGAAGCCCGCCCGATGTCGGGGCACGGTCACGGGGCCTCCAGCAGGCCGTCCCAGAAGCGCGACGGAGCCTGACGGCCCGCCTCGGCCAAGATCTTGCGCGCGCGCTCGTGCATTCGCCGCGCCGCGCGCGGCTCGTGATCGTCGTAGCCCGCCAGGTGGAGCAGGCCGTGAATCACGAGGAGGTCGAGCTCGAGGGCGACGGCCACGCGGGCGAGCTTGGCCTGTCTCTTCGCGGTATCCGCAGAGACCACGACTTCTCCCAGGAGCCGCGAGGGCCCCGGGGCGTCGAGGTCGAAGGCGAGCACATCCGTGCTCCGGCGCGTGCCCATCCACCGGGCATTGAGGCGACGGATGGCGGCATCGTCCACCACGGCGACGTGAACCTCCCGGCGCGCGCGGCCCAGGGCCCGGAGCGCGCGCTCAGCCGTGCTCTTGAGGCGCGCCGGCGAGATGCGGACACGGCGCTGGAGATTGGCGACGGCCGCCGCCATCAGCCATCCGTTCTCATGTTAGCCCTCTCCCCTCAGGCCTCTCCCTCGGGAGGGAGAGGGGATGGTGGGTAGCCCGCGCGGGAAGGCAGGGGGATCCGCTTCCTCCTTCTCCCGCTCGAGGAGAGAAGGCAGATTCCGACTTCCCCACTCCCCCATCACGGGAAAGGGCAGGGCGGATTCTCATCATCCCTCTCCCCCATCGGGGGAGAGGGCAGGGTGAGGGGGCGAGGACTGTGGCTGCCGCGTGCTGGCGCGGTCGTAGGCGCGCACGATGGCGGACACGAGATCGTGGCGAACCACGTCACGATGGTCGAAGTAGATGAACTCGATGCCGTCGATTCCCTGCAGCACCGTCTGGATCTCGATGAGCCCCGAAGGCCGGCTGGACGGCAGGTCCACCTGGGTGATGTCTCCCGTGATCACCATCTTGGAGTTGAAGCCCAGGCGGGTGAGGAACATCTTCATCTGCTCGGACGTCGTGTTCTGCGCCTCGTCCAGGATGATGAAGGCGTCATTGAGGGTCCGCCCCCGCATGTAGGCAAGGGGGGCGATCTCGATCGCACCCTTCTCGCTGAGGGAGGCGACCCGCTCCGCCTCGAGCATGTCGTAGAGCGCGTCGTAGAGGGGGCGGAGATAGGGGTGGACCTTCTCGATCAGGTCGCCGGGCAGGAAGCCCAGGCGCTCGCCCGCCTCGACGGCTGGCCGCGTCAAGATGATGCGCGAGACCTCGTGTTTGACGAGGGCGGAGACAGCCATGGCCACGGCAAGGTAGGACTTGCCCGTCCCCGCGGGACCTATGGCCACCACGAGGTCGCGGCCGCGCACGGCATCCAGATAGCGCTTCTGGTTCGGCGTCTTGGGGCTGATGAGCTTCCGCCGCGAGGGCACCGCGATGGCGTCGGCGAGAAAGCTCTTGAGATCGGTGCCAGGCTCGGCGCTGGCCACCCGGAGGGCCGAGCGGACATCGTGCGCTCCCAGGGTCGGCCGGGCCCGTAGCATGTCGATGAGCTCGCGCAGCACCTTCTCGGCTTCCTCGAGCTGACGGTCCGCCCCCCGGAGCGTGATGTCGTGGCCGCGCGAGGTCGCCCGCACGTCGTACTGGGTCTCGATGGTGCGCAGGTGCGCTTCGTTTCTGCCCAGCAACGCTAACAGGTTGAGGTCCGGAGGAACGACGATGCGGCGGGTGGCTTCGGTCACGCCGGACCAGCTCCTTCAACGACCCGGATCCCGAGGTCCCGGAGCTGGCGGGCATCGACAGGCGCCGGGGCATCAGTGAGCGGACAGGTGCCCTTCTGGGTCTTGGGGAAGGCGATGACCTCACGGATGGATTCCTGCCCCGCCAGACTGGCGGCCAGGCGATCGAGACCGAAGGCGATGCCGCCCATGGGCGGGGCTCCGAACTCGAGGGCTTCCAGGAGGAAGCCGAAGCGCGCCCGGGCCTCCTCCTTGGAGATGCCGATGAGCCCGAAGAGCCGCTCCTGCACCGACTGCTGGTGGATGCGGATCGATCCTCCCGCGGCCTCCTGGCCGTTGAGCACGAGGTCATAGGCCTTGGCGCGCGCCTGGCCGGGATCCGACTCCAGGAGGGCGAGATCCTCGTCCCTCGGCGCCGTGAAGGGATGGTGGACGGCGTCCCACCGCTTCTCGTCCTCATTCCATTCGACGAGCGGAAAGTCGATGACCCAAGCGAAGACGTCGCGGTCGTCGGGGATGAGCTGGAAGCGCCGGGCCAGATCCACGCGGAAACGGCCGAGCACGGTGGCCGCCACCGCCGGCGTATCGGCCACGAGAAGGAGGAGGTCGCCTGCCCCCCCGCCCGTGAGAGCAAGCAGCCTGTCCTGCACGGCCGTCAGGAACTTCGCCACCGGCGACTGCACACCCTCGGCCGTCACCTTGATCCAGACGAGGCCCTTGGCCCCGAGCTGCTTGGCCTCATTCGTGAGGTCGTCGAGCTCCCTCCTGCTCAGGCCGCCCGCGGACGGGACGCGCAGGGCCTTGACACTTCCGCCTCCGGCCACCGTCTGGGCAAAGGCCTGGAACTCGCCTTCGGCAAAGAGGCGGGAGGCATCCTGCAGCTCCAGACCGAATCTGAGATCAGGCTTGTCAGAGCCGAAGCGCGCCATGGCGTCGTCGTAGGCCAGGCGCGGGAAGGGGCGCACGAGCTCCACGCCCTTCACCCGCCGCCATATCTCGGCGACCATGCCCTCGATGATGGGCAAGAAGTCGTCGCGTTCGAGGAAGGACGTCTCGATGTCGATCTGGGTGAACTCGGGCTGGCGATCCTTGCGGAGATCCTCGTCACGGAAGCAGCGGACGATCTGGAAGTACCGCTCGAAGCCCGCCACCATCAAGAGCTGCTTGAAGAGCTGGGGAGACTGAGGCAGAGCATAGAAGCTGCCCGGCTGCATCCGGCTGGGGACGAGGAAATCGCGGGCGCCTTCCGGCGTCGATCGCGTCAGGAAAGGCGTCTCCACCTCGAGAAAGCCCTCGGTGTGCAAGTAGTCGCGCACGGCTCGGCACACCTGGTCGCGGACTTGAAAGGCTCTCAAGACCGGGGGGCGCCGCATGTCGAGATAACGGTACTTGAGCCGCAACGTCTCCTCGACCTCGCCCTCGTCCTCGAGCTGGAAGGGCAGCGGTCGCGAGTCGTTCAGGATCTTCATCTCGCTCACGCGGATCTCGACGCCGCCCGTCGGAAGCTTGGGGTTTTCCGTCCCGGGGGGCCGGGGGACTACCGTGCCGCGCACGGCCAGCACGAACTCGGACCGGACGCCCTCGACCTTGCCATGGGCGTCCGCCGCCTCTTTCGGATCGAAGACACACTGGGTCAGCCCTTCCCGGTCCCGCAGATCCACGAATACCAGTCCCCCGTGGTCCCGGCGTCTGAAGGCCCAGCCCATGAGGGTGACGATCTGCCCGGCGTCCGCGGCACGCAGGGCTCCGCAGCTATGCGTGCGCTTCCAGCCACCCATGGGCTCCACGCGCGCCACGCTCATTGGGCTGAGTCCTTGCCGGCCAAGGTGACGAGCTCCTCGGCGAGGGCGGCGAAGGGCACGCGGCGCTGCTCTCCCGATCCCATGGCGCGGAGCACGGCCTCCCCCGCGGCGAGCTCATGGTCGCCCGCGATCACCGCGTAGCTCACGCCGAGCTTGTTCGCGCGCTCGAGCTCGCGGGGGAGCTTGCGGCCGCCATAGCCGAGCTCGGCCGCCACCCCCGCCTGCCTCGCCGCGCGCGCCACCGGCATGAGGCGCTGCAGGGCGGCGTCGCCGAGGGGTATCAGGAGCACGAAGGGGCGTGATGAGGTGTCGTCGTCCCCCAGCAGGAGCACCACCCGTTCCAGACCGATGGCAAAGCCTATTCCAGGATCCGCGGGCCCGTCGAGCCGCTCGATGAGCCCGTCGTAGCGCCCTCCGCCGGCCACCGCGTTCTGGGCGCCCAGCTCCGCGGTCAGCACCTCGAAGGTCGTCCGCACGTAGTAGTCGAGCCCGCGCACGAGGCGGGGCGTCACCGTGTACTTCTGCCCCAGGGCGTCCAGGTATTCCCGCACGCGCTCGAAGTGCTTCGCCGCCTCGGGGGAGAGCGAATCGAGGATGGACGGCGCCCGCTCGATGACGGGCTGACAGTCGGGGACCTTGCAGTCGAGGACGCGGAGGGGATTCCGCTCGAGCCGGGCCTGACATTCTCCGCACAGCGCGGCCGCGTGCGGTCGGAGGTACTCCAGCAGCCTGGCGATATAGATCGCGCGGTCCGCGGTATCCCCGATGGAGTTCACGTGCAGGGCGAGGCGATCGGCGAGCCCCAGCTCGCGGAAGAAATCCATCAGCATGGCGATGACCTCGGCGTCG
This is a stretch of genomic DNA from Candidatus Methylomirabilota bacterium. It encodes these proteins:
- a CDS encoding glycine--tRNA ligase, whose amino-acid sequence is MSVTMDTLVSLSKRRGFVFQSSEIYGGTGSCWDYGPLGVELKNNIKRIWWRDFVQSRPDMVGIDASILMHPTVWKASGHLDNFTDPMVDCRECKLRFRADHVDEMPWTHYCPATKGNKFTIPAGEPCGHCSARRTLCPDCGKGELTAPRQFNLMFKTFMGPVEEDASVTYLRPETAQAMFVNFENVLQSMRLKLPFGIAQAGRSFRNEITPGNFIFRTREFEQMEIEYFVNPHDTIEGRPADEYWHDRWIEDCLAWFRRYGLREENLRRREHGKDELSHYSKRTVDIDYRFPIGWSELMGIANRTDFDLKQHAKFSGKSLTYFDEERKEHVVPYVVEPAAGVDRALLAFLADAYVEEEVRGEKRVVLRLHPELAPIKVAVLPLLKKREEIVKTAHAIRADLATQWRVVYDDTAAIGRLYRRQDEVGTPYCVTVDVQTVGDRDKGEVGDGKVTIRDRDSMEQIRVPLTALGSIFRELLGGGAWASVASRFERKSEG
- the recO gene encoding DNA repair protein RecO, with amino-acid sequence MALHTTQAMVIGRRALGESDRLVDFYTRDHGKVRGVAKSARRPRSRFGSALELFTLGQLVFFDTGRSDLVRVDHFDIVHPFVRVREHLERLGQGAWVVECLARLSPERDPQPALFGLMLRSLRALDAGARPPRVAACFAVRAVDLLGHRPRLDRCVECGRAYPFAEAALDTIAGGLLCGRCGFGADAMPLSGAAVGLLKRLRALGWEEGLRLPLAADLDAELRALLEGVMTRLIGHLPRSSRFLAQTARTLTPHP
- the era gene encoding GTPase Era produces the protein MTVPRHRAGFVALVGRPNVGKSTLLNRLVGEKMAIVSRRPQTTRTRITGIKHLPEAQIVFVDTPGLHEAPGKLGRLMAKTVERALEDVEVVCLILDATERPARLEATLLERLRSVRAPVYAVLNKTDLVTPKSKLLSLIAACRAAFPFTEIVPVSAQTGENCDRLLDLLVAALPVRPAYFPRESLTDQPETFWVAEAIREKIFRLTHQEVPYACAVRVEELSERKRPECLYIRATIFVEHESQKGIVIGKGGAALKRIGTAAREDLERFFGIKVFLQLTVSVRKGWRKDDRALKEFGFLLTS
- the ybeY gene encoding rRNA maturation RNase YbeY, with product MAAAVANLQRRVRISPARLKSTAERALRALGRARREVHVAVVDDAAIRRLNARWMGTRRSTDVLAFDLDAPGPSRLLGEVVVSADTAKRQAKLARVAVALELDLLVIHGLLHLAGYDDHEPRAARRMHERARKILAEAGRQAPSRFWDGLLEAP
- a CDS encoding PhoH family protein; this translates as MTEATRRIVVPPDLNLLALLGRNEAHLRTIETQYDVRATSRGHDITLRGADRQLEEAEKVLRELIDMLRARPTLGAHDVRSALRVASAEPGTDLKSFLADAIAVPSRRKLISPKTPNQKRYLDAVRGRDLVVAIGPAGTGKSYLAVAMAVSALVKHEVSRIILTRPAVEAGERLGFLPGDLIEKVHPYLRPLYDALYDMLEAERVASLSEKGAIEIAPLAYMRGRTLNDAFIILDEAQNTTSEQMKMFLTRLGFNSKMVITGDITQVDLPSSRPSGLIEIQTVLQGIDGIEFIYFDHRDVVRHDLVSAIVRAYDRASTRQPQSSPPHPALSPDGGEG
- the aspS gene encoding aspartate--tRNA ligase; its protein translation is MSVARVEPMGGWKRTHSCGALRAADAGQIVTLMGWAFRRRDHGGLVFVDLRDREGLTQCVFDPKEAADAHGKVEGVRSEFVLAVRGTVVPRPPGTENPKLPTGGVEIRVSEMKILNDSRPLPFQLEDEGEVEETLRLKYRYLDMRRPPVLRAFQVRDQVCRAVRDYLHTEGFLEVETPFLTRSTPEGARDFLVPSRMQPGSFYALPQSPQLFKQLLMVAGFERYFQIVRCFRDEDLRKDRQPEFTQIDIETSFLERDDFLPIIEGMVAEIWRRVKGVELVRPFPRLAYDDAMARFGSDKPDLRFGLELQDASRLFAEGEFQAFAQTVAGGGSVKALRVPSAGGLSRRELDDLTNEAKQLGAKGLVWIKVTAEGVQSPVAKFLTAVQDRLLALTGGGAGDLLLLVADTPAVAATVLGRFRVDLARRFQLIPDDRDVFAWVIDFPLVEWNEDEKRWDAVHHPFTAPRDEDLALLESDPGQARAKAYDLVLNGQEAAGGSIRIHQQSVQERLFGLIGISKEEARARFGFLLEALEFGAPPMGGIAFGLDRLAASLAGQESIREVIAFPKTQKGTCPLTDAPAPVDARQLRDLGIRVVEGAGPA
- the hisS gene encoding histidine--tRNA ligase; translation: MAIKAVRGVRDILPSETGKWQRVEAAARRTFEAYGYRELRLPLFERTELFARGIGDETDIVKKEMYTFEDRGGDSITLRPEATAGLLRAYIEHGFQVEPKPVRLYTVGPMFRYERPQAGRYRQFHQANVEALGEPLPAVDAEVIAMLMDFFRELGLADRLALHVNSIGDTADRAIYIARLLEYLRPHAAALCGECQARLERNPLRVLDCKVPDCQPVIERAPSILDSLSPEAAKHFERVREYLDALGQKYTVTPRLVRGLDYYVRTTFEVLTAELGAQNAVAGGGRYDGLIERLDGPADPGIGFAIGLERVVLLLGDDDTSSRPFVLLIPLGDAALQRLMPVARAARQAGVAAELGYGGRKLPRELERANKLGVSYAVIAGDHELAAGEAVLRAMGSGEQRRVPFAALAEELVTLAGKDSAQ